CAGGCGCAACTTCCGGCGACGATCGTTATGCCGGAATGGGCTTCCATAACCAAGCAGGAAGCAACCCGTGCCTATGGCGGCGAGGTGGTCATTGCCGGCCAGAGTCTGGGGGAAAGCCTTAAAAAAGCTGAAGATATGATTCAGGCCGGCAAAATGTTCATTCATCCCTTTAATGATCCGGATATTATTACCGGACAGGGGACGGTTGCCCTGGAAATCCTGGAAGATCTGAGAAATACTGACATGATTTTAGTGCCCGTTGGCGGCGGCGGGCTTATTTCCGGTATCGCTTCGGTGGTGAAAGCCGTCAGGCCGGAAGTTCGTGTGGTCGGAGTCCAATCTTCGGCCTGCCCATCGGCCCATGAAGCGCGTCGTCAGGGAAAACTTGTCAGAGTTGACGCCCGACAATCCATAGCCGACGGCATCAGTGTCAGACAACTCGGCGAGCTTAATTTCGAAATCATTCAAAAGAATGTAGATGATTTGGTTTTGGTGCAGGAAGAAGATATTGCCGCTGCGATCCT
This portion of the Candidatus Desulfatibia profunda genome encodes:
- a CDS encoding pyridoxal-phosphate dependent enzyme, producing the protein QAQLPATIVMPEWASITKQEATRAYGGEVVIAGQSLGESLKKAEDMIQAGKMFIHPFNDPDIITGQGTVALEILEDLRNTDMILVPVGGGGLISGIASVVKAVRPEVRVVGVQSSACPSAHEARRQGKLVRVDARQSIADGISVRQLGELNFEIIQKNVDDLVLVQEEDIAAAILLLLERKKILAEGAGAVTLAALLNGSVAVPRKGKTVLMISGGNVDSPLLGRILGQGLSKHGRIMRFKVTLDDRPGSLAQLLAVISELKANVLHIYHDRSERNLPIYVTRVDLEIETRSPAHVDEISRKLIEVGYELELR